A part of Haloarchaeobius sp. HME9146 genomic DNA contains:
- a CDS encoding 2-isopropylmalate synthase — MRFLDTTLRDGEQAPGVSMTPDEKVEVARALDSAGVSFIEAGSACTGEGERETISEVTAQKLDATVTSFARGIQRDIDHALDCGVDGVNLVVPASDRHVETKVGSSHEEVLDRTADLVAYAKDHGLWVEVIGEDGSRADLDYLDRLAAASFDAGADRVCYADTVGHAGPERTAEVVGVLAEHGPTSAHTHDDLGLGVTNALAAINAGADLVHATVNGIGERAGNVALEEVAMALKHVYDVDTVDTTQLYRLGEVVARTTGMRPAPNKAVTGENAFAHESGIHTDGTLKDDRMYEPYPPEQVGRERRIVLGKHTGRAGARAALSEHDVEVTDEELGRVVERVKEMAGRGKRVTDADLLAVAEDVTDHERDRRVELLEVTATSGSSVPSAAIRLDVDGEEVVASGTGSGPVDSAVSAVKSAVKDFGDAHLKSYHVDAVTGGTDAVVTVEVTMAREDREVTVAHSDADITRASVTAMVDALDRLLTESPRATPTADD, encoded by the coding sequence GTGCGATTCCTGGACACTACGCTCCGCGACGGCGAACAGGCACCCGGCGTCTCGATGACGCCAGATGAGAAAGTAGAGGTAGCGAGAGCGCTGGATTCGGCGGGCGTCTCGTTCATCGAGGCAGGCAGCGCCTGCACCGGTGAGGGCGAGCGCGAGACCATCTCGGAGGTCACCGCCCAGAAGCTCGACGCGACGGTGACGAGCTTCGCGCGCGGCATCCAGCGCGACATCGACCACGCGCTCGACTGCGGCGTCGACGGGGTGAACCTCGTCGTGCCCGCCAGCGACCGCCACGTCGAGACGAAGGTCGGCTCCTCGCACGAGGAGGTCCTCGACCGGACCGCCGACCTCGTCGCGTACGCCAAAGACCACGGCCTCTGGGTCGAGGTCATCGGGGAGGACGGCTCCCGGGCCGACCTCGACTACCTCGACCGGCTCGCGGCAGCGTCGTTCGACGCCGGTGCGGACCGCGTCTGCTACGCGGATACCGTGGGCCACGCGGGCCCCGAACGCACCGCCGAAGTCGTCGGTGTGCTGGCCGAACACGGCCCGACGAGTGCGCACACCCACGACGACCTCGGGCTGGGTGTGACGAACGCCCTGGCCGCCATCAACGCCGGGGCGGACCTCGTCCACGCCACGGTCAACGGCATCGGCGAGCGCGCCGGCAACGTCGCGCTCGAAGAGGTCGCGATGGCGCTCAAGCACGTCTACGACGTAGACACCGTCGATACGACCCAGCTCTACCGGCTCGGTGAGGTCGTCGCCCGAACGACGGGCATGCGCCCCGCACCGAACAAGGCCGTGACCGGCGAGAACGCCTTCGCCCACGAGTCCGGCATCCACACGGACGGGACGCTCAAGGACGACCGGATGTACGAACCGTACCCGCCCGAACAGGTGGGTCGCGAGCGCCGCATCGTCCTCGGGAAGCACACCGGGCGTGCGGGCGCACGCGCCGCGCTCTCCGAGCACGACGTGGAGGTCACCGACGAGGAACTGGGTCGTGTCGTCGAGCGCGTCAAGGAGATGGCCGGCCGCGGCAAGCGCGTCACCGACGCGGACCTGCTCGCGGTGGCCGAGGACGTCACCGACCACGAGCGCGACCGCCGCGTCGAACTGCTGGAGGTCACCGCGACCTCGGGGAGTTCCGTCCCGAGTGCGGCTATCAGGCTCGACGTCGACGGCGAGGAGGTCGTCGCGTCCGGTACCGGCTCCGGGCCGGTCGACTCCGCCGTCTCGGCCGTGAAATCCGCGGTGAAGGACTTCGGCGACGCCCACCTCAAGTCGTACCACGTCGACGCCGTCACCGGCGGCACCGACGCGGTCGTGACCGTCGAGGTGACCATGGCCCGCGAGGACCGCGAGGTGACCGTCGCCCACAGCGACGCCGACATCACCCGCGCCAGCGTGACCGCGATGGTCGACGCCCTCGACCGATTGCTCACGGAGTCGCCGCGAGCGACACCGACGGCAGACGACTGA
- a CDS encoding HAMP domain-containing sensor histidine kinase produces the protein MLERQNDRLKEFTDILSHDLRTPLSVVNLRLDLYRDTDDASHLDDIEAVTDRMERLIEDLLSVARQGGMVKDPVRTDLEEVIETARVGTLPDSATLLYDEVPPILASPDRLCQVFENLFRNAVDHGGETVTISIGPLDDGFHVEDDGPGIPEEYCDKVFDHGFTTREDGHGFGLSVVRTIIGAHGWDIEATNRSPETSTDGGLPRREGGDPVDGSTDGSAAATGARFEITGVDIVA, from the coding sequence ATGCTGGAGCGCCAGAACGACCGCCTGAAGGAGTTCACCGACATCCTCTCGCACGACCTGCGGACGCCACTCAGCGTCGTGAACCTGCGCCTCGACCTCTACCGAGATACGGACGACGCATCCCACCTCGACGATATCGAGGCGGTGACCGACCGGATGGAGCGTCTCATCGAGGACCTGCTCAGCGTGGCCAGGCAGGGTGGTATGGTGAAAGACCCCGTCCGGACGGACCTCGAAGAGGTCATCGAAACCGCGAGGGTGGGCACCCTGCCCGATTCCGCGACGCTGCTGTACGACGAGGTGCCGCCAATCCTGGCGAGTCCGGACCGGCTCTGTCAAGTGTTCGAGAACCTGTTCCGGAACGCGGTCGACCACGGTGGCGAGACGGTGACCATCAGCATCGGCCCGCTCGACGACGGGTTCCACGTCGAGGACGACGGCCCGGGCATCCCCGAGGAGTACTGTGACAAAGTGTTCGACCACGGGTTCACCACCAGAGAGGACGGCCACGGCTTCGGGCTCTCTGTCGTTCGGACCATCATCGGCGCCCACGGCTGGGACATCGAGGCGACCAACCGCAGTCCCGAAACGAGCACCGACGGTGGGTTACCCAGAAGAGAGGGCGGTGACCCCGTCGACGGGAGCACCGACGGCAGCGCGGCCGCTACCGGTGCTCGCTTCGAGATAACTGGTGTGGACATCGTCGCCTGA
- a CDS encoding helix-turn-helix domain-containing protein, whose product MPARRGHPGGPLDAGEVRPGDISPNVLSRFFWVTTDDFDAFEAAAVADPSVASLTRVDTFEGSALFRVEWNEESGTIASIYADIDGTFLNTAGNSDGWLLRVDFADQSGLVAFRDQLVEAGVNFSTLQLSRRDQVHSGASFGLTPKQTMAMMRLWEFGYFDTPRKATLAEVATDLGISQQALSDRLRRAQWSLVKYTLITGSDLDLFEEDEILT is encoded by the coding sequence ATTCCCGCTCGGCGAGGCCATCCTGGCGGTCCCCTGGACGCAGGTGAAGTTCGTCCGGGTGACATCTCCCCGAACGTCCTCTCTCGGTTCTTCTGGGTCACGACGGACGACTTCGACGCTTTCGAGGCGGCTGCCGTGGCGGACCCGTCGGTTGCGTCGTTGACACGGGTAGACACGTTCGAGGGCTCGGCGCTGTTCCGGGTCGAGTGGAACGAAGAAAGCGGCACCATCGCCTCCATCTACGCCGACATCGACGGCACCTTCCTCAACACCGCCGGGAACAGCGATGGCTGGTTGCTCCGCGTCGACTTCGCCGACCAGAGCGGACTCGTCGCCTTCCGGGACCAACTCGTCGAGGCCGGAGTCAACTTCTCGACGTTACAGCTCAGTCGCCGGGACCAGGTCCACTCCGGTGCGAGTTTCGGTCTGACGCCGAAGCAGACCATGGCCATGATGCGGCTGTGGGAGTTCGGCTACTTCGACACACCCCGCAAGGCTACGCTCGCGGAGGTCGCGACCGACCTCGGCATCTCCCAGCAGGCGCTCTCGGACCGACTCCGACGTGCCCAGTGGTCGCTCGTCAAGTACACCCTCATCACCGGGTCGGACCTCGACCTGTTCGAGGAGGACGAGATCCTGACGTAG